The genomic segment GACCAAGAAAAAAGCACACAAACCTGGCTCAGCCACCATTGCGCTTAACAAGCGCGCCCGCCACGAATACTTCATCGAAGATGAGTTTGAAGCAGGCCTGGCCCTTCAGGGCTGGGAAGTCAAATCCCTGCGCGCCGGTAAGGCCAACATTGGCGACAGTTACGTTATCCTCATAGAGGGTGAGGCGTATCTGTTCGGTGCAAACTTTCAGCCGCTGAATGTCGCCTCGACTCACGTGGTTTGCGATCCGACGCGTACCCGTAAGCTACTGCTAAACCAACGCGAGCTGGACACGCTTTACGGTCGCATAAATCGCGAAGGGTATACCGTTGTCGCGTTGTCCCTGTACTGGAAGAACGCCTGGTGCAAAGTCAAAATCGGCGTAGCGAAAGGTAAGAAACAGCATGATAAACGCTCTGATCTGAAAGAGCGCGAGTGGCAACTCGATAAAGCCCGCATCATGAAAAATGCAGGGCGATAAAAGCAAAAACCGGCACCAGCCGGTTTTTTTATGGGCGTAAGGACAAGTTTGATTTTTTAGCGGTGGTGCGCAATGTCTCCCCCCGCCCCCTCCCCTGACGGGAGAGGAAGAAAACCCTCGGTCACACTTCACATCACCGCCCGGTTTTCTCTCTCAGAGCACAGGGCCAACAGCCTCAGCCCAATCCATAGCGCGGATAAGCGCAGCGCCATCCGGCAATACCCTTCTCACCAACAGCGCCATGTGCCGCTGGCTATCCCCAACGGTTTACCGTTCTCTTAACGCTTCTTTCACCTTATTGAGCGGCTTGATCAGATAATCGAGCACCGTCTTCTGCCCGGTTTTAATCTCTACATTCGCGACCATCCCCGGCAGGATCGGGAAGCGCTTGCCGTTACGGTTTTTAAGCTCCGCGCTCTGCGTGCGCACATAGACGCGGTAATAGAATTGGTCGCGTTTCACCTCATCCTGCAACGTATCCGGCGAAACCATCTCCACTTCGCCTTTCAAATCACCATAAATAGATGAATCATAAGCGGTAATCTTCACGGTGGCCGGCAGCCCGGGGCGGATATAGGCGATATCGCGCGGGTTAATGCGCGTTTCCACCAGCAGTTGATCTTCCAGCGGCACAATCTCCATCAGTTTGCCGCCAGGCTGGAGCACACCGCCGACGGTCGTCACCTGAATATCCTTCACCACGCCGCGCACCGGCGAGAAAAGCGTGGCGCGATCGAGCTGATCTGCCTTGCCTGCCATTGCCTGCAACTGGGCGTCGAGATCGGCGTTATTTTTCACCTGCTCTTCACGTGCGCGCACCGCAAACTGGTTACGCGCATCATCCATTTTTCCCTTCAGCTCCGCCGCCTGGCGTTGCAGACGAATGACTTCCACTTCACTGGCAGCCCCTTTCGCCACCAGCGGCTGGGTCATGTGCAGCTCCGCCATCACCAGGTTGTACGTTTTTTGCAGGTTTTCTAACGTCTCGTTGAGGTTGCGGCGGCGCGATTCATAAAGTTGTCGCTCGCGGGCCACCAGCGCCGGTTCACGCATTGACTCTTCGCTAAAGCGCAGCGGCTCGCCAGTCAGCTCCGAGCGCAGCCGCTCGCTTGAGGCACGCAATGCACGGGCGCGTGCCGCCGCCTCGCCGTAGTTCGACTGAAACCGCGTCGGGTCGAGCCGCGCCAGCATCTGCCCGCGTTCAACTACGTCACCTTCATGCACCATCAGAGCGTTTACAATACCGCCGTCCAGGCTCTCTATCAGCTGTGCCCGGCTCGACGTCGTTATCTTACCCGTGCCGACCGTCACTTCATCGAGCGTGGCAAACCACGCCCAGACGAAAAACAGCACCAGCGCGCCCAGCGTCAGCCAGATAACCGAGGAGTAAAACCGCCCCTGGCGCGCCAGTTCTTCCTGCATCGTCAGTTGACTCATCAATGCTCCTTACGCCACCGAGGCCACATTGCTGTTACGCTGCGCCTTTTGCAAAATGGCATCGCGCGGGCCATCGGCCACCACTTTGCCGCTCTCCATCACCACCACGCGGTCCACCAGCGACAACAGCGCCGGGCGATGCGTCACCAGCACCAGCGTGCGCCCGGTGAGCCACTGGTGAAGCTGGCGAATAACGTGCGCTTCAAGCTGTTCATCCATCGACGCGGTCGGCTCATCGAGCAGCACGATCTGCGGATTGCGCACCAGCAGACGGCTTAACAGCACCATCTGGCGCTGTCCGCCCGAAAGCCCGCGTCCGCCTTCGTTAATCAGCCGGTCAAGGCTCGCGGCGTCATGCTGCACCATGGAGAGCGCGCCGCTGATGCGCAGCGCCTGTAACAGTTCGGCGTCGGTCGCGTTGGGGTGGCCAAGCATCAGGTTCTGGCGCAGAGTGCCGAAAAAGAGCCGTGACTCCTGCGACAGGTATCCCACCTGGCGGCGCACGTCCATCGGGTCAATCTGCGCCAGATCGACCCCGTCGATGATCACCTTGCCTTTGCTCGCCTGCGCCTGGCCGGAAAGCAGCTTCAGCAGCGTCGATTTCCCGGCACCGACTTTGCCGAGGATCGCCACGCGCTCGCCGGGTTTGATCTCAAGCGATGGCACCAGCAGCGCCTGATCGCCCTTCTCTTTGTCGTAGCTGTATTGCACATCCTGGAACTGATAATGCCCAGCCAGCACCGGGCAGTGCGCCATTTTGCGGCCTGCTTCTTTATCCAGCGGTTTTTTCAGTAGTTCGTTAAGCCCGCTCATGGCGGTTTTGGCATGCTGCCAGCGAGAAAACACCATCGTGAGTTGCATCAGCGGTGCGAGGGTACGCGACGATAACAGGCTACAGGCCACCAGCGTCCCGGTTGTTATCTGCCCGTCAAGCACCAGATAGCTGCCGAACACCAGCATGCCCGCATAAGTTATCTGCTGCACCGTCGAGGCCCAGCCGCTTAAGCGCGCGCCCCAGACGCGCTGCTTCATGCCGATGCTCGCCCCTACGCTGTGGGTGTGCTCCCACTGGCGCTGAAAATAGGGCTCCGCCTGGAGCGCTTTAATATCTTCAACGCCTTCGATCGACTCCACCAGCACCGCGTTGCGGATCGCGCTCTCGCGCATCCCCTCTTTGGCGAGCTTCGCCATCGGCCACTGGATCAAAAGCCCCGGGATCACAATCAGTGGGATCGCAATGAGCGGGATCGCCACCAGTTGCCCGCCCACCAGCGCCATGATCCCTAAAAAGAGCAACACAAACGGGATATCCATCGCCGCGCCGACGGTTGTGGAGGTCAGCAGTTCGCGCACCTGATCGATTTCACGTAATTGCGAAATAAACGATCCGGTGGATTTCGGGCGTTCATCATTTTTAATCGCCATCGCCCGGGCGTAAAACAGCGACGACACATTCAGGTCGATATGTTTGCCCATAATGTCGGAGACATGGGTACGCGCGAGGCGAATGAAAAACTCAAACAGCGCGGCCAGCAGTACGCCAAAGAACAGTACCCACAACGTCGGGAACGACTCCGCCGGAATGACGCGGTCATAGACCTGCATGGAGAACAGAATGCCTGCCAGCGCCAGCACGTTGCCGAGCACCGAGGCGAGCGATATTTCAGCAAGCTTACGCCCGGCATGCCGAAAATGGCGCCAGAACCAGTGTTGCTCGTAAGGTCGGGTGAAATCATCAATGCGCGCATCGCGCCCGCGGGCGGCGATGCCGAGCAGCGCCACTTCAGGCTTTACACGCTCAAGCAGCGTTTCCAGCGGCTCTTCACGCACAAGATCGCCGCCTTCGCTCAGCCAGTAGGTGACCACACCGTCGGCGTCGATGGCTTCAAGCAGCATCAGGCCGCCCTCTTCCAGTTGCACAATGACCGGCAGCGTCTGGCTGTTCCAGCGCATGTTGTTAAGTGGCGTGAGGCGCACCTGCAAGCCCATCAGCGCCGCCAGCCGGTCGAGTCGCGGCGCGAGCGGCAGATTTTCAAACCAGCGCATCTG from the Cronobacter condimenti 1330 genome contains:
- a CDS encoding HlyD family efflux transporter periplasmic adaptor subunit, producing MSQLTMQEELARQGRFYSSVIWLTLGALVLFFVWAWFATLDEVTVGTGKITTSSRAQLIESLDGGIVNALMVHEGDVVERGQMLARLDPTRFQSNYGEAAARARALRASSERLRSELTGEPLRFSEESMREPALVARERQLYESRRRNLNETLENLQKTYNLVMAELHMTQPLVAKGAASEVEVIRLQRQAAELKGKMDDARNQFAVRAREEQVKNNADLDAQLQAMAGKADQLDRATLFSPVRGVVKDIQVTTVGGVLQPGGKLMEIVPLEDQLLVETRINPRDIAYIRPGLPATVKITAYDSSIYGDLKGEVEMVSPDTLQDEVKRDQFYYRVYVRTQSAELKNRNGKRFPILPGMVANVEIKTGQKTVLDYLIKPLNKVKEALRER
- a CDS encoding type I secretion system permease/ATPase, giving the protein MSQIPDTEGWIRAMTRAAGRFGLPADAPAVRQQMRWFENLPLAPRLDRLAALMGLQVRLTPLNNMRWNSQTLPVIVQLEEGGLMLLEAIDADGVVTYWLSEGGDLVREEPLETLLERVKPEVALLGIAARGRDARIDDFTRPYEQHWFWRHFRHAGRKLAEISLASVLGNVLALAGILFSMQVYDRVIPAESFPTLWVLFFGVLLAALFEFFIRLARTHVSDIMGKHIDLNVSSLFYARAMAIKNDERPKSTGSFISQLREIDQVRELLTSTTVGAAMDIPFVLLFLGIMALVGGQLVAIPLIAIPLIVIPGLLIQWPMAKLAKEGMRESAIRNAVLVESIEGVEDIKALQAEPYFQRQWEHTHSVGASIGMKQRVWGARLSGWASTVQQITYAGMLVFGSYLVLDGQITTGTLVACSLLSSRTLAPLMQLTMVFSRWQHAKTAMSGLNELLKKPLDKEAGRKMAHCPVLAGHYQFQDVQYSYDKEKGDQALLVPSLEIKPGERVAILGKVGAGKSTLLKLLSGQAQASKGKVIIDGVDLAQIDPMDVRRQVGYLSQESRLFFGTLRQNLMLGHPNATDAELLQALRISGALSMVQHDAASLDRLINEGGRGLSGGQRQMVLLSRLLVRNPQIVLLDEPTASMDEQLEAHVIRQLHQWLTGRTLVLVTHRPALLSLVDRVVVMESGKVVADGPRDAILQKAQRNSNVASVA
- the smpB gene encoding SsrA-binding protein SmpB — its product is MTKKKAHKPGSATIALNKRARHEYFIEDEFEAGLALQGWEVKSLRAGKANIGDSYVILIEGEAYLFGANFQPLNVASTHVVCDPTRTRKLLLNQRELDTLYGRINREGYTVVALSLYWKNAWCKVKIGVAKGKKQHDKRSDLKEREWQLDKARIMKNAGR